One stretch of Segatella copri DNA includes these proteins:
- a CDS encoding tetratricopeptide repeat protein has product MNILKKLFGGQKTTEEVRETKEKGFDKVKYEGVRALRMHQFDLAAKSLEHALQLNAEDLECRDYLSQAYISMGDLQKAYAQLQKISEAQTDNIAVLLRMADVAYMMEDYIAMTDVCDKALQLDAENVETYFFYARACRGLGDAPRAVSMLTEAIGKREDFYAARLLRGSILLDQAQLSEAELDATFLYEHIPGNEDVLLLKARVEKAQGKMEEAEQTYGKVMEVNPFSIDAYRERSEVRRSLGDSAGAAEDEAAAKEMSAEIPEPSEGIEQKIKEKMQQMDPYKVFHNEY; this is encoded by the coding sequence ATGAACATATTGAAAAAGCTATTTGGTGGGCAAAAAACTACCGAAGAAGTGAGAGAAACGAAGGAAAAGGGCTTCGACAAGGTGAAATATGAAGGTGTTCGTGCTCTCCGCATGCATCAATTTGACCTTGCAGCCAAGTCTTTGGAACACGCTCTGCAGCTGAATGCTGAAGATCTGGAATGCCGCGACTATCTTTCGCAGGCTTACATCTCTATGGGCGATTTGCAGAAGGCTTACGCCCAGTTGCAGAAAATCTCGGAGGCACAGACTGATAACATAGCAGTATTGCTGCGTATGGCGGATGTGGCGTATATGATGGAGGATTATATCGCCATGACGGATGTGTGCGACAAGGCTCTGCAGCTGGATGCTGAGAATGTAGAGACGTATTTCTTCTATGCCAGAGCCTGCAGAGGGCTGGGCGATGCACCCCGTGCCGTGTCAATGCTGACTGAGGCGATAGGCAAGCGTGAGGATTTCTATGCCGCCCGATTGCTTCGTGGCAGCATCCTGTTGGATCAGGCTCAGCTTTCCGAGGCAGAACTCGATGCAACTTTCCTCTATGAGCATATTCCGGGCAACGAGGATGTGCTGTTACTGAAGGCTCGTGTAGAGAAGGCGCAGGGAAAGATGGAGGAGGCTGAACAGACCTACGGTAAGGTGATGGAGGTAAATCCTTTCTCTATTGATGCGTATCGCGAGCGCAGCGAGGTTCGCAGAAGTCTGGGTGATAGTGCCGGTGCTGCCGAGGATGAGGCTGCAGCCAAGGAAATGAGTGCCGAAATTCCGGAACCATCAGAGGGAATAGAGCAGAAAATAAAGGAAAAAATGCAGCAGATGGACCCCTATAAGGTTTTCCATAACGAATACTGA
- a CDS encoding TonB-dependent receptor, with product MRRFSAIIFLLCTFALAMSAQHIQRNYHDRSMSDVLIDLDKASKRYKISFIYNELEDFTVTQNVKTANIPDAIRKVIGFYPMQMTVGDSLITVECIRKSERKLIGRLIDNHNLPVEFANIQLLNPKDSSFLCGGVSNANGDFVIPCQQKQALMKVSFVGYKTICKLVPIARIGNVKMQANSYLLKGVTVEAARVVEKVDRQIIFPTKEQVKTASNGYDLLDNLSLPTIIVNRAERKVQSLKGGDVQIRINDVKASMQDVLALQPDEVTKVEFINVPGLKYGDSNLDAVINYQVRRRYAGYVGGVSTMQGTKAGFNNSDGYFKYNVKKSEFSINYSFSYRSVEERSYESLGTYHLPTGETLHRNYLGYDSPFLYTTNNVQLGYNLSEPDKYTLNVRLNFYNHNSPVRGMNQLYQESGKANQYLQNNRKMLEQIPSLDIYYSLNMPHDQNLALNLVGTYIGTDYQYRMREYTFNKSPDESVKNAPLTDYSYDATGRKRSLIGEGTYSKNWKQMALSVGGQYNISHTDNIYVGSSNADTELKYSNLYLFTQLQGQQKWFSYQVGVGATRSSIHQGENGYSKWLFRPQVTLQAKASDRLSFKWSSKITSDIPSLSDLSELRQYSNSFEARDGNSGLKPFTGYNNTLSASWNIPLMSVYLEGNWTYYDKPIATSILPEKREDGSYLFVSKPENQKSHDYKHLLLTPEVHLIKDHLDLNLMCEYQNVKTKGLDYSHEFNYFSYGAEIRYMTGNWNIGYGAYKVEKSFWGEKTNGGEPTSNLAVTYSYKNWQFGVLGLFVFYPHGCVYKDELFNKYVQQKNKVRLADQGNMLVFAASFNFSHGRRYHTGSRKLNNSDRDNGIR from the coding sequence ATGAGAAGATTTTCAGCCATCATATTCCTGCTGTGCACGTTCGCCCTGGCGATGAGCGCACAGCACATCCAGCGCAACTATCACGACCGCAGCATGTCGGACGTTCTCATCGACCTCGACAAGGCTTCCAAGCGCTACAAAATCAGTTTCATCTACAACGAACTGGAGGATTTCACAGTTACCCAGAACGTGAAGACAGCCAATATTCCCGATGCCATCCGCAAGGTAATCGGCTTCTATCCAATGCAGATGACCGTGGGCGACAGCCTCATCACGGTAGAATGCATACGCAAGAGCGAGCGCAAGCTGATAGGCAGACTGATAGACAATCACAATCTTCCTGTAGAATTCGCCAACATCCAGCTGCTCAACCCGAAGGATTCCTCCTTTCTCTGTGGAGGCGTGAGCAACGCCAATGGCGATTTCGTCATCCCCTGCCAGCAGAAACAGGCCCTCATGAAGGTTTCGTTCGTGGGCTACAAGACGATTTGCAAGCTGGTACCTATTGCCCGTATCGGAAATGTAAAGATGCAGGCGAATTCATACCTGTTGAAAGGTGTGACCGTTGAAGCCGCAAGGGTTGTAGAAAAAGTAGATAGACAAATCATCTTCCCTACAAAAGAGCAGGTGAAAACGGCTTCCAATGGTTATGATCTGTTGGACAACTTGTCTTTGCCTACCATTATCGTAAATCGAGCAGAACGCAAAGTTCAGTCATTAAAGGGCGGAGATGTGCAAATACGCATCAACGATGTCAAGGCTAGCATGCAAGATGTATTGGCTTTGCAGCCGGATGAAGTTACAAAGGTGGAATTCATCAATGTTCCAGGACTCAAATATGGAGACAGCAATCTGGATGCAGTCATCAACTACCAGGTCCGCCGACGCTATGCCGGTTATGTGGGTGGAGTTTCTACGATGCAAGGCACCAAGGCAGGTTTCAATAATAGCGACGGTTATTTCAAATACAATGTGAAGAAATCGGAATTCAGCATCAACTACAGTTTCTCCTATCGCTCGGTAGAGGAACGAAGCTATGAGAGTCTCGGTACTTATCATCTGCCCACAGGAGAAACTCTACATCGCAATTATTTAGGTTATGATTCTCCGTTCCTATACACCACCAATAATGTACAGTTGGGTTATAATCTTAGTGAGCCAGACAAATATACATTGAATGTACGGTTGAATTTCTACAATCACAACAGTCCTGTGAGAGGCATGAACCAGCTTTATCAGGAAAGCGGCAAGGCAAATCAATATCTGCAAAACAACAGAAAAATGCTGGAGCAGATTCCATCTCTGGACATTTATTATTCGCTCAACATGCCCCATGACCAGAACCTGGCTCTGAACCTGGTGGGTACTTACATCGGCACAGATTACCAGTATCGTATGAGGGAATATACGTTCAACAAATCGCCGGATGAATCTGTAAAGAACGCTCCGCTGACCGATTACAGTTATGATGCAACTGGTAGAAAGCGCTCTCTTATAGGTGAAGGAACATACAGCAAGAACTGGAAACAGATGGCTTTATCGGTAGGTGGACAATATAATATCAGCCACACAGATAACATCTATGTGGGAAGCAGTAATGCTGATACAGAATTGAAGTACAGCAATCTCTATCTTTTCACCCAGCTACAGGGACAGCAGAAGTGGTTCAGTTATCAGGTGGGAGTTGGCGCAACCAGGTCTTCCATCCATCAGGGGGAGAACGGATACAGCAAATGGCTGTTTCGACCACAGGTAACTTTACAGGCAAAGGCTAGCGACCGTCTGAGTTTTAAATGGAGCAGCAAAATCACGTCAGACATCCCAAGCCTTTCCGACTTGAGCGAGTTGCGCCAATATTCCAACAGCTTTGAGGCGCGTGACGGCAATAGCGGTCTGAAGCCATTTACCGGCTACAACAATACCTTGTCGGCTTCCTGGAACATTCCGCTGATGTCTGTGTACCTGGAGGGAAACTGGACGTATTACGACAAGCCTATAGCTACTTCTATCTTGCCCGAAAAGCGGGAGGATGGCTCTTATCTCTTTGTGAGCAAACCGGAGAATCAGAAGAGTCATGATTACAAGCACCTGCTGTTGACTCCTGAAGTTCACCTCATCAAGGATCATCTGGATTTGAACCTCATGTGCGAGTATCAGAATGTCAAGACAAAGGGTTTGGATTATTCCCACGAGTTCAATTACTTCAGTTATGGAGCAGAAATTCGGTACATGACGGGCAATTGGAACATTGGCTATGGTGCCTATAAGGTGGAAAAGAGTTTTTGGGGAGAAAAGACAAACGGCGGAGAGCCAACCTCCAATCTTGCCGTAACCTACAGTTATAAGAACTGGCAGTTTGGCGTTCTCGGATTATTCGTATTCTATCCTCATGGCTGCGTGTATAAGGATGAACTTTTCAACAAGTATGTGCAGCAGAAGAACAAGGTACGCCTTGCAGACCAGGGCAACATGCTTGTCTTTGCTGCCAGCTTCAACTTCAGCCATGGCCGCAGATACCATACAGGCAGCCGTAAGCTGAACAATAGCGATAGAGATAATGGTATCAGATAG
- a CDS encoding ATP-binding protein: MELRSTFQSIISLHQEELPFALQERSTQLPLDGNRIVTVTGIRRCGKSSLLGLTINRLLQQGTPKERILYVGFDDERFLSMSPEDFDELLQAYREMYSDTSLKDVYMFFDEIQLIEGWELFVLRVYKNYCKHIYITGSTAKMLSEEMASALRGWPDEYREYPLSFKEYLAFKGTKANPFSETGKAKLAVSFRGYCEEGGFPEVVLEKSKIEKVKILQSYFNTMLFRDMVEHYHIGASPSVVRYFLKRVMNNLTKPTSVNNIYNDLKSQGLKVSKDSLYLWLDYACNIFMFRKVEKYDKSMVKQRSAPAKYYVADIALRNAVLLPESEDAGKALENIVYLNLERTLGEEDGIFYFYESKECDFVVKKGERVAELIQVCWTLNDDNIEREIGGLIAASSVTGCKQGKIITFSQRETFERDGIRIEVMPIWEME, from the coding sequence ATGGAACTACGCAGCACATTTCAGTCAATCATTTCCTTGCACCAAGAGGAATTACCTTTTGCCTTGCAAGAGAGAAGCACCCAACTTCCGTTGGATGGAAACCGCATCGTGACAGTTACAGGCATTCGCCGTTGCGGAAAGTCATCATTATTGGGACTTACGATTAATCGCCTGCTACAACAAGGAACTCCAAAAGAGCGCATCCTCTATGTTGGCTTCGACGATGAACGTTTTCTTTCCATGTCGCCCGAAGACTTCGATGAATTGCTGCAAGCTTATCGTGAAATGTATTCTGATACATCGCTTAAGGATGTTTATATGTTTTTTGATGAGATACAACTCATAGAGGGCTGGGAGCTCTTTGTTCTCCGGGTGTATAAGAATTATTGCAAGCATATCTATATAACAGGTAGCACAGCCAAGATGCTTTCAGAAGAAATGGCTTCCGCTTTGCGAGGATGGCCTGACGAATATCGCGAGTATCCTTTGAGTTTCAAGGAATATTTGGCGTTCAAAGGCACCAAGGCAAATCCATTTAGCGAAACTGGAAAGGCAAAGTTGGCGGTCTCCTTCCGCGGTTATTGCGAGGAGGGCGGTTTTCCAGAGGTTGTTCTCGAAAAAAGCAAGATAGAAAAAGTCAAAATCCTGCAATCTTACTTCAACACCATGCTCTTCAGGGATATGGTGGAGCATTATCATATCGGAGCTTCTCCTTCGGTGGTGCGTTATTTCTTAAAGCGTGTGATGAACAATCTCACGAAGCCGACTAGCGTGAACAATATTTATAACGACTTGAAGTCGCAAGGTTTAAAGGTCTCCAAGGATTCCCTCTATCTGTGGCTCGACTATGCTTGCAATATTTTCATGTTTCGCAAAGTGGAAAAATACGATAAGTCGATGGTAAAACAGCGTTCTGCTCCTGCCAAGTATTATGTGGCTGACATTGCCCTGCGCAATGCCGTATTATTGCCTGAGAGCGAAGATGCAGGCAAGGCTTTGGAGAATATTGTTTATCTCAACTTAGAGAGAACACTTGGAGAAGAGGACGGGATTTTCTACTTCTATGAATCGAAGGAATGCGACTTCGTTGTGAAAAAGGGCGAGCGTGTAGCTGAGCTGATACAAGTCTGCTGGACATTGAATGATGATAACATAGAACGAGAGATAGGAGGCTTAATAGCTGCCTCCTCCGTTACAGGTTGCAAACAGGGTAAAATCATCACTTTCTCCCAACGGGAGACCTTCGAACGAGACGGAATAAGGATTGAGGTTATGCCGATATGGGAGATGGAATAG
- a CDS encoding DUF4974 domain-containing protein — MDKFEKILDIIDHQEKYSDEEIREILQDEECRKLYQTMVEVDSALENPSPIINIDEEWEKFSQKHQLQEAASHPITSWRKLAASIAGFVLISGIAFAAIHTYIKRSQEPTQITADTHPEVIKSDSAKQVAAKDSLTHPKPEKPAIHKIFENVAFEQMISEIASYYDLQVKFENNEDKTLRLYYEWNSHSSIENIVKELNQFENVNIELQQNELIVK, encoded by the coding sequence ATGGACAAGTTTGAAAAAATACTGGATATCATCGACCATCAGGAGAAGTATTCAGATGAGGAGATTCGTGAAATATTGCAGGATGAGGAATGCCGAAAACTCTATCAGACGATGGTGGAAGTGGATTCTGCACTTGAAAACCCCTCTCCTATTATTAATATAGATGAGGAATGGGAGAAATTCAGCCAGAAACATCAACTTCAGGAAGCAGCATCCCATCCTATTACTTCCTGGCGCAAGCTGGCAGCATCCATCGCCGGTTTCGTCTTGATTTCGGGTATTGCCTTTGCCGCAATCCATACTTACATCAAGCGCAGCCAGGAACCAACCCAGATAACCGCAGATACTCATCCGGAAGTCATAAAATCAGATTCCGCAAAGCAGGTAGCAGCAAAGGATTCCCTGACTCATCCGAAACCAGAAAAGCCAGCCATTCACAAGATTTTCGAGAATGTGGCTTTCGAGCAGATGATTTCAGAGATTGCTTCTTATTATGATTTACAAGTGAAGTTTGAGAATAACGAGGACAAAACCCTCCGCCTCTATTACGAATGGAACAGTCATTCGAGCATCGAGAACATCGTAAAAGAACTGAACCAATTCGAGAACGTAAACATCGAATTGCAGCAAAACGAGCTGATTGTAAAATAA